One window of Mesorhizobium loti R88b genomic DNA carries:
- a CDS encoding aldehyde dehydrogenase family protein: MAQFRKNLIDGEWIGDASSRNINPSDTGDVVGEYASAGVQQATQAIAAAKAAFPAWSRSGPLARHAVLKKASDEIMARKDEIGRNLAREEGKTLAEGIGETIRAAQIFDFFAGETLRLSGEVVPSVRPGVGVEITREAVGVVGIITPWNFPIAIPAWKIAPALAHGNTIVFKPAELVPESAWSIVDILHRAGLPKGVLNLVMGKGSVVGQAMLDSPDVNAISFTGSVGTGKRVAAASVEHMRKFQLEMGGKNPLVVLDDADLAVAVDCALNGAFFSTGQRCTASSRLIVTEGIHDRFVDALKDRMGKLVIGDALDTQTQIGPVVDATQLKQDEDYIAIGVREGATLAFGGERLDRKTPGFYLSPALLTEATNAMRSSREEIFGPVASVIRVKDYDEALAVANDTPFGLTSGICTSSLKHATHFKRNSEAGMVMVNLPTAGVDFHVPFGGRKGSSYGPREQGRYAAEFYTTVKTAYTFAG, encoded by the coding sequence ATGGCTCAGTTTCGAAAGAACCTCATCGATGGCGAATGGATCGGCGACGCCAGCTCCCGCAACATCAACCCCTCGGACACCGGCGACGTCGTCGGCGAATATGCCTCGGCGGGGGTCCAACAGGCCACACAGGCGATCGCGGCGGCCAAGGCTGCCTTCCCGGCATGGTCGCGCTCCGGCCCGCTGGCACGCCATGCGGTGCTGAAGAAGGCCTCGGACGAGATCATGGCGCGCAAGGACGAAATCGGCCGAAACCTCGCGCGCGAGGAGGGCAAGACGCTGGCCGAAGGCATTGGCGAGACCATCCGCGCCGCCCAGATATTCGATTTCTTTGCCGGCGAAACATTGCGCCTGTCGGGAGAAGTCGTGCCGAGCGTGCGGCCGGGCGTCGGCGTCGAGATCACCCGCGAAGCGGTCGGCGTGGTCGGCATCATCACGCCATGGAATTTCCCGATCGCCATTCCGGCATGGAAGATCGCTCCGGCGCTGGCGCATGGCAACACCATCGTCTTCAAGCCGGCGGAACTCGTTCCCGAGAGCGCCTGGTCCATCGTCGACATCCTGCATCGCGCCGGCCTGCCCAAGGGTGTGCTCAACCTCGTCATGGGCAAGGGCTCGGTGGTCGGCCAGGCGATGCTCGACAGTCCCGATGTCAACGCCATCTCTTTCACCGGCTCCGTGGGCACGGGAAAACGCGTCGCTGCCGCAAGTGTCGAGCACATGCGCAAGTTCCAGCTCGAAATGGGCGGCAAGAACCCGCTGGTCGTGCTCGACGATGCCGACCTCGCTGTCGCTGTCGATTGCGCGCTCAACGGCGCTTTCTTCTCGACGGGCCAGCGTTGCACGGCGTCGTCCAGGCTGATCGTGACCGAAGGTATCCATGATCGCTTCGTCGACGCGCTCAAGGACCGCATGGGCAAACTGGTGATCGGCGATGCGCTCGACACCCAGACGCAGATCGGTCCGGTCGTCGACGCGACACAGCTGAAGCAGGACGAGGATTATATTGCCATCGGCGTCAGGGAAGGCGCCACGCTCGCCTTCGGCGGCGAGAGGCTCGACCGCAAGACGCCGGGCTTCTACCTCAGCCCAGCGCTGCTCACCGAGGCCACCAATGCCATGCGCAGCTCGCGCGAGGAGATTTTTGGCCCTGTCGCCAGCGTCATCCGCGTCAAGGATTATGACGAGGCGCTCGCCGTCGCCAACGACACGCCTTTCGGGCTGACCTCGGGCATCTGCACCTCAAGCCTCAAGCACGCCACCCACTTCAAGCGCAATTCGGAGGCCGGCATGGTGATGGTCAACCTGCCGACGGCGGGTGTCGATTTCCATGTTCCCTTCGGCGGCCGCAAGGGCTCGAGCTACGGCCCGCGCGAACAGGGCCGTTACGCCGCCGAGTTCTACACCACGGTGAAGACCGCCTATACATTTGCGGGATGA
- a CDS encoding TetR/AcrR family transcriptional regulator: MAALEATIQRPGTTGNIKATREDWLKLALETLISDGVERVRVLTLGQQLDVSRSSFYWYFKSRQDLLDQLLDYWRQTNTRFIVERANRPSATVIRGVMSIFECWVDERLFDPRLDFAIRAWARRSPAIRRALDEADEERVNAIRDMYMRHGYEEEDAFVRARVLYFMQIGYYSLELNEPMSTRLAQVASYLRSFTGQEPPAEDVEDFARYVEKTLSAKR, encoded by the coding sequence ATGGCAGCACTCGAAGCGACGATTCAGCGCCCCGGCACCACCGGCAACATCAAGGCCACTCGTGAAGACTGGCTGAAGCTGGCGCTTGAAACACTGATCTCGGATGGCGTCGAACGCGTCCGCGTGCTGACGCTTGGCCAGCAGCTCGATGTCTCGCGCTCCAGTTTCTACTGGTATTTCAAAAGCCGGCAGGATCTGCTCGACCAATTGCTGGACTATTGGCGGCAGACCAACACCAGATTCATTGTCGAACGCGCCAACCGGCCCTCCGCGACCGTCATCCGCGGCGTGATGAGCATTTTCGAATGCTGGGTGGACGAGAGGCTGTTCGATCCCCGGCTGGACTTTGCGATCCGGGCCTGGGCGCGCCGCTCGCCTGCAATCCGGCGCGCGCTCGACGAGGCCGACGAAGAGCGCGTCAATGCCATACGCGACATGTATATGCGCCATGGCTATGAAGAAGAAGACGCGTTCGTGCGCGCCCGCGTCCTCTATTTCATGCAGATCGGCTATTACTCGCTCGAGCTCAACGAACCGATGAGCACCCGCCTGGCCCAGGTCGCCTCGTATCTGCGCAGCTTCACCGGCCAGGAGCCTCCGGCGGAAGATGTCGAGGACTTCGCCCGCTACGTCGAGAAGACCCTTTCCGCCAAGCGGTAG
- a CDS encoding GcvT family protein, with product MKSQYRAIVIGGGVVGASVLYHLAKFGWSDVALIEREVLTAGSSWHAAGGFHALNADPNIAALQAYTIDLLSEVEKESGQNIGMHMTGGISVASAPERWEWLKASYRIFQTMGIDDVHLVGVDEIKQRCPILNTDGMLGGLYAAREGHIDPSGVVHAYARAARKRGAEIIEHNRVLELNRRADGSWDVVTEKGTVVAEHVVNAGGLWAKQVGRMAGIDLPVSPMEHHYLVTEALPEIQALDRELPLIVDLEGFTYMRQEQKGLLLGIYEINHKHWNMDGAPWDYGIELIQEDTDRIANELALGFSRYPCLETAGIKRWVNGAFTFSPDGNPLVGPVRGVPNYWVACGVMAGFLQGGGVGKSLAEWMIHGEPEADVYGMDIARYGDFASNREYIKQTTGQFYSRRFVMSYPNEQLPAGRPLKTAGAHDAMDAAGARWGSSWGMEVPLYFAPPGFVEAPTLKRSNAFDIVAQECRKVREGVGLLDISAFSRYEISGPQAEAWLDRLLACALPRPGRAKLAPMLGENGKLKGDLTVFNWGDGSWWIMGSYYLRQWHMRWFEQHLADGVTVRDISDAVVGFSLAGPNARRLLGRLTHQDISHQGFGFLACKTLDVGLVRAKVGRLSVIGELGYEIHCQANEHAGLRRALLAAGSDFGIAEYGFGAVNSLRLEKSFGIWSREFTQDYTPAETGMDRWIAFDKGGFIGREAALKERETGSRRTLVTLEIDAVDADASGYEPVWSRGKLAGFVTSGGYGHTVGKSLAMALVDRDAAGIDTELTTHIVGVERGARVIASSPYDPTCKAMRA from the coding sequence ATGAAATCGCAATACAGGGCGATCGTTATCGGCGGCGGCGTGGTTGGGGCCTCGGTGCTCTATCATCTGGCAAAATTCGGCTGGAGCGATGTCGCGCTGATCGAACGCGAGGTGCTGACCGCGGGGTCGAGCTGGCACGCGGCCGGCGGCTTCCATGCGCTAAACGCCGACCCCAACATCGCCGCGCTGCAGGCCTATACGATCGATCTTCTGTCAGAGGTCGAGAAGGAATCCGGCCAGAACATCGGCATGCACATGACCGGCGGGATCTCGGTTGCGTCCGCGCCGGAGCGCTGGGAATGGCTGAAGGCCTCCTACCGCATTTTTCAGACCATGGGCATAGACGACGTCCATCTGGTCGGCGTCGACGAGATCAAGCAGCGCTGCCCGATCCTCAACACCGACGGCATGCTGGGCGGTCTCTATGCCGCGCGCGAAGGCCATATCGACCCGTCGGGCGTCGTGCATGCCTATGCCAGGGCGGCAAGGAAGCGCGGCGCCGAGATCATCGAGCACAATCGCGTGCTGGAGCTCAACCGCCGCGCCGACGGCAGCTGGGACGTGGTCACCGAGAAGGGCACTGTGGTTGCCGAGCACGTCGTCAATGCCGGCGGCCTGTGGGCCAAGCAGGTCGGACGAATGGCCGGCATCGACCTGCCGGTATCGCCGATGGAGCATCATTATCTCGTCACCGAGGCGCTGCCCGAGATCCAGGCGCTCGACCGGGAATTGCCGCTGATCGTCGACCTCGAAGGCTTCACCTATATGCGCCAGGAGCAGAAGGGCCTGCTGCTCGGCATCTACGAGATCAACCACAAGCACTGGAACATGGACGGCGCGCCGTGGGACTACGGCATCGAATTGATCCAGGAGGACACCGACCGCATCGCCAACGAACTGGCGCTCGGCTTCAGCCGCTATCCCTGCCTGGAAACCGCCGGCATCAAGCGCTGGGTGAACGGCGCCTTCACCTTCTCGCCGGACGGCAATCCGCTGGTCGGCCCGGTGCGCGGCGTTCCCAATTACTGGGTGGCCTGCGGCGTCATGGCCGGCTTCCTGCAAGGCGGCGGCGTCGGCAAGTCGCTCGCGGAGTGGATGATCCATGGCGAGCCGGAAGCCGACGTCTACGGCATGGACATTGCCCGCTATGGCGACTTCGCCTCCAACCGCGAATACATCAAGCAGACGACCGGGCAGTTCTATTCGCGCCGCTTCGTCATGAGCTATCCCAACGAGCAATTGCCGGCAGGACGGCCTCTGAAGACAGCCGGCGCGCATGACGCCATGGATGCGGCCGGCGCTCGCTGGGGCAGTTCCTGGGGCATGGAAGTGCCGCTCTATTTCGCCCCGCCGGGGTTCGTCGAGGCACCGACGCTGAAGCGCTCCAACGCCTTCGACATCGTCGCCCAGGAATGCCGCAAGGTGCGCGAAGGCGTCGGCTTGCTCGATATATCAGCCTTCTCGCGCTACGAGATCAGCGGGCCGCAGGCCGAGGCCTGGCTCGACCGGTTGCTCGCCTGTGCCTTACCCAGACCGGGCCGCGCAAAGCTCGCGCCGATGCTGGGCGAGAACGGCAAGCTCAAGGGCGATCTCACCGTCTTCAACTGGGGCGACGGTTCCTGGTGGATCATGGGGTCCTACTATCTCAGGCAATGGCACATGCGCTGGTTCGAGCAGCATCTCGCCGACGGCGTCACCGTGCGCGACATTTCGGACGCGGTGGTCGGCTTTTCGCTGGCCGGCCCCAATGCGCGGCGGCTGCTCGGGCGGCTGACGCATCAGGATATCTCCCACCAGGGATTCGGCTTCCTCGCCTGCAAGACGCTGGATGTCGGCCTGGTGCGGGCCAAGGTCGGGCGGCTCTCGGTCATCGGCGAGCTCGGTTACGAGATCCATTGCCAGGCCAATGAGCATGCGGGCCTGCGCCGCGCGCTGCTTGCGGCAGGCAGCGACTTCGGCATTGCCGAATACGGCTTTGGCGCGGTCAATTCGCTGCGGCTCGAAAAGAGTTTTGGCATCTGGTCGCGCGAATTCACGCAGGATTACACACCAGCCGAGACCGGCATGGACCGCTGGATCGCTTTCGACAAGGGCGGCTTCATCGGGCGGGAGGCGGCGCTGAAGGAGCGGGAGACCGGATCAAGGCGGACGCTGGTGACGCTCGAAATCGACGCCGTGGATGCCGACGCCAGCGGCTACGAACCGGTCTGGAGCAGAGGCAAGCTGGCCGGCTTCGTTACCTCGGGCGGCTATGGTCATACGGTCGGCAAGAGCCTTGCGATGGCCCTTGTCGATCGTGATGCGGCCGGCATCGATACTGAGTTGACAACCCATATCGTCGGCGTCGAAAGAGGTGCGCGCGTCATCGCTTCGTCGCCCTACGATCCAACGTGCAAGGCGATGCGGGCATGA
- a CDS encoding sarcosine oxidase subunit beta produces the protein MTRRYSALSLFKEGLAGQTGWKQAWRSPEPKPPYDAIVIGGGGHGLATAYYLAKNHNITRVAVLEKGWIGGGNTGRNTTVVRSNYYYPESVDLYGLAHRLYEGLSKDLNYNVMLSQRGMVNLCHSTAEMEIGARTVNAMQINGIDAELFSPEDVRRVAPIYNFSPDARFPVFGGIWQGRAGTARHDAVAWGYARAASRLGVDIIQNCEITDFIIEGGRCRGVQTTRGAIRADRIGMAVAGHSSVLAAKAGFRLPINSYALQACVSEPVKPILDTVVLSPGTGVYVSQSDKGEIVIGGGLDRIPSYAQRGNLPTLETVIAGLLEMFPIFGQLKLMRQWAGIVDVVPDSSPIIGPSPLPNLFLNCGWGTGGFKAIPAGGTLLANLLATGKHNDISRPFDLDRFATGRLIDEAAGSGIAH, from the coding sequence ATGACCAGACGCTATTCCGCCCTGTCGCTGTTCAAGGAGGGCCTGGCCGGCCAGACCGGCTGGAAGCAGGCCTGGCGCTCGCCCGAGCCGAAGCCACCCTATGACGCGATCGTCATCGGCGGCGGCGGCCATGGGCTGGCAACAGCCTACTATCTGGCCAAGAATCACAACATCACCCGGGTAGCCGTGCTGGAGAAAGGCTGGATCGGCGGCGGCAACACCGGCCGCAACACCACCGTGGTGCGCTCCAACTACTATTACCCGGAAAGCGTCGACCTCTACGGGCTGGCGCACCGGCTCTATGAGGGTCTGTCGAAGGATTTGAACTACAACGTCATGCTGTCGCAGCGCGGCATGGTCAATCTCTGCCACTCGACCGCCGAAATGGAAATCGGCGCGCGCACCGTCAACGCCATGCAGATCAACGGCATCGATGCCGAGCTGTTTTCGCCCGAGGATGTGCGGCGCGTGGCGCCGATCTATAATTTTTCCCCGGATGCACGTTTTCCGGTGTTCGGCGGCATCTGGCAGGGTCGCGCCGGAACGGCGCGTCACGATGCGGTCGCCTGGGGGTACGCACGGGCGGCGAGCCGGCTCGGCGTCGACATCATCCAAAATTGCGAGATCACCGATTTCATCATCGAGGGCGGCCGCTGCCGTGGCGTCCAGACAACGCGCGGCGCGATCCGTGCGGACCGTATCGGCATGGCGGTGGCCGGACATTCCTCGGTGCTGGCGGCCAAGGCCGGCTTTCGTCTGCCGATCAATTCCTATGCCCTGCAGGCCTGCGTCTCCGAGCCGGTCAAGCCGATCCTCGACACGGTGGTGCTGTCGCCCGGCACCGGCGTCTATGTCAGCCAGTCGGACAAGGGCGAGATCGTCATCGGCGGCGGGCTAGACCGCATCCCCTCCTATGCGCAGCGCGGCAATCTGCCGACGCTGGAGACGGTGATTGCCGGCCTCTTAGAAATGTTCCCGATCTTCGGCCAGTTGAAGCTGATGCGGCAATGGGCCGGCATTGTCGATGTCGTGCCGGATTCCTCGCCGATCATCGGCCCCTCGCCACTGCCCAATCTGTTCCTCAATTGCGGCTGGGGCACGGGCGGCTTCAAGGCGATCCCTGCCGGCGGCACGCTGCTGGCCAACCTGCTGGCGACCGGCAAGCACAACGACATCAGCCGACCCTTTGATCTCGATCGCTTCGCCACCGGGCGGCTGATCGACGAAGCGGCCGGTTCCGGCATCGCGCATTAG
- a CDS encoding sarcosine oxidase subunit delta, whose amino-acid sequence MQLFPCPFCGPRDETEFHYGGDAGNVRPDGADVPIDRWAGYLYLRGNPKGTAREIWVHVNCGEFFVMERDTVTHKVLSSAALGGEHAA is encoded by the coding sequence ATGCAGCTTTTCCCTTGCCCGTTCTGCGGTCCGCGCGATGAGACCGAATTCCACTATGGCGGCGATGCCGGCAATGTCAGGCCCGATGGCGCCGACGTGCCGATCGATCGCTGGGCCGGATATCTCTACCTGCGCGGCAATCCGAAAGGCACGGCGCGCGAAATCTGGGTGCATGTGAATTGCGGAGAGTTCTTCGTCATGGAACGTGACACCGTCACGCACAAGGTGCTGTCCTCGGCAGCGCTTGGCGGGGAGCACGCCGCGTGA
- a CDS encoding sarcosine oxidase subunit alpha family protein, which translates to MTASRLTTGGSAIDRSCPIRFSFDGATVDGFAGDTIASALLANDVAVVGRSFKYHRPRGIWGGGVEEPNALVDVGGPQATPNTRATTEPARDGLVAKSVNATPNALADRNAFLDRFSRFIPAAFYYKTFMWPDWHMFEPRIRAMAGLGKVDTDWTSPGTADQINHHCDVLVVGAGPAGLAAARMAAGAGLSVVLVDDQQKPGGSLGHRAGEIDGKPADAWIEETVTELAAGGHLILPSTTAFGIYDHNLVGLNQRHFDGRRDTLWRVRPRQIVLATGAIERPLPFANNDLPGILSSDAALAYLRRHAVLVGRRIVVATNNDSAYEVASALAEAGADVTLVDIRGDGTPATPANVRLVKGRALASASGRLRVEGVTLDDGTRLDTDCVLVSGGWTPTIHLFGQARGKLAWSDARAAFLPGDPVDGISVAGAAAGAVSLSEVFAGAQKAVAPLGETKAALPRSTGPEATGGITAAWPLPGSKGRIWIDYQNDVTVKDVELAARENFVSVEHLKRYTTLGMATDQGKTSNLPGLALMAGITGRTVPEVGTTTYRPPFTPVPLASFAGARVGELMAPVRRLPLENVHRASGAVFQEYGGWLRPAHYGGRTDADRAIQDEALRARKSVALFDGSTLGKIEVIGPKAAAFVDFLYYNTMSTLKPGRCRYGFMLSENGVVFDDGVLVRLDEHRFVVSCSSSHVAAVHARLEEWRQDRFGRDAVYIHNATSEMATLTVSGPNARKLLETVGLGLSLDDAALPHMAVGQGSYAGDEVRVTRVSFTGDRSYEISIRADRAEPLWGHLRQAGQAFDAVIIGLEALMILRAEKGFIVIGKDTDGTTLPHDLGSEGPRAKRQAEYVGRRSLFTEEASRGDRLQLVGLTVPEGEPPLPTGAHGIRRIDGRPHSQGFVTSSYQSPTLGRPIALGLIERGAARHGEAVDIQHLGKVRTATIAAPCAFDPAGDRLNA; encoded by the coding sequence GTGACCGCCTCGCGTCTCACCACCGGCGGCAGCGCCATCGACCGCTCGTGCCCGATCCGCTTCAGCTTCGACGGCGCAACCGTCGACGGCTTTGCCGGCGACACCATCGCCTCAGCACTGCTGGCCAATGACGTCGCGGTCGTCGGGCGGAGCTTCAAATACCACCGGCCGCGTGGCATCTGGGGGGGCGGCGTCGAGGAACCGAACGCGCTGGTCGATGTCGGCGGCCCGCAGGCGACGCCGAACACGCGGGCCACGACTGAGCCGGCACGCGACGGGCTGGTGGCAAAAAGCGTCAACGCGACACCCAATGCACTGGCCGACCGCAACGCCTTCCTCGACCGCTTCTCGCGCTTCATTCCAGCCGCCTTCTACTACAAGACCTTCATGTGGCCGGACTGGCACATGTTCGAGCCCCGCATCCGGGCCATGGCCGGGCTGGGCAAGGTCGATACGGACTGGACCTCGCCAGGTACGGCGGACCAGATCAACCATCACTGCGATGTGCTGGTGGTGGGTGCTGGCCCGGCCGGGCTCGCGGCGGCCAGGATGGCGGCCGGCGCGGGTCTCTCCGTCGTGCTGGTCGATGATCAGCAGAAGCCGGGCGGGTCGCTCGGCCACCGTGCCGGTGAGATCGACGGGAAACCGGCGGATGCCTGGATCGAGGAGACGGTTACGGAGCTTGCCGCCGGCGGTCACCTGATCCTACCGTCGACGACCGCCTTCGGCATCTACGACCACAATCTGGTTGGCCTGAACCAGCGTCATTTCGACGGCCGGCGCGACACGCTGTGGCGGGTCAGGCCACGCCAGATCGTGCTGGCGACCGGCGCCATCGAGCGGCCGCTGCCCTTCGCCAACAACGACCTGCCGGGCATCCTGTCGTCGGATGCAGCGCTCGCCTATCTCAGGCGCCATGCGGTGCTGGTCGGCCGGCGTATCGTTGTCGCGACCAACAATGACAGCGCCTACGAGGTTGCGAGCGCGCTCGCGGAGGCAGGTGCCGATGTCACGCTTGTCGATATCAGGGGCGATGGCACGCCCGCCACGCCTGCCAACGTACGACTGGTCAAAGGGCGCGCGCTTGCTTCCGCCAGCGGCAGACTGCGCGTCGAGGGCGTGACGCTGGACGACGGCACCAGGCTCGATACCGATTGCGTGCTGGTCTCGGGCGGCTGGACGCCGACCATTCACCTCTTCGGCCAGGCCAGGGGCAAGCTCGCCTGGAGCGACGCGCGTGCCGCTTTCCTGCCCGGCGATCCGGTCGACGGCATTTCCGTGGCTGGCGCTGCCGCCGGGGCGGTCTCCTTGTCGGAGGTGTTTGCCGGCGCGCAGAAAGCCGTTGCGCCGCTCGGCGAAACCAAGGCCGCCCTACCACGCAGCACCGGACCGGAAGCGACGGGCGGCATAACGGCCGCGTGGCCGTTGCCCGGCTCGAAAGGGCGCATCTGGATCGACTATCAGAACGACGTGACGGTGAAGGACGTCGAACTGGCGGCACGTGAAAATTTCGTCTCGGTCGAACATCTGAAGCGCTACACGACGCTTGGCATGGCGACCGACCAAGGCAAGACTTCCAACCTGCCCGGCCTGGCGCTGATGGCCGGGATTACCGGTCGAACGGTACCGGAGGTCGGCACCACCACTTACCGTCCGCCCTTCACGCCGGTGCCGCTGGCAAGCTTTGCCGGCGCGCGCGTCGGTGAACTGATGGCGCCGGTGCGGCGGCTGCCGCTGGAAAACGTGCATCGCGCCAGCGGTGCCGTGTTCCAGGAATATGGCGGCTGGCTGCGTCCTGCCCACTATGGCGGCAGAACCGACGCGGATCGCGCCATCCAGGACGAAGCGTTGCGCGCCCGCAAATCGGTCGCGCTGTTCGACGGTTCGACGCTGGGCAAGATCGAGGTGATCGGCCCGAAGGCGGCCGCGTTCGTCGATTTCCTCTATTACAACACCATGTCGACGCTGAAGCCCGGCCGCTGCCGCTACGGCTTCATGCTGTCGGAGAACGGCGTGGTCTTCGATGACGGCGTGCTGGTGCGATTGGACGAACATCGCTTCGTCGTGTCGTGCTCGTCCTCGCATGTCGCTGCTGTGCACGCGCGGCTGGAGGAGTGGCGGCAGGATCGCTTCGGCCGCGATGCGGTCTACATCCACAACGCAACGTCAGAGATGGCGACGCTGACCGTTTCCGGGCCGAATGCGCGCAAGCTGCTCGAAACAGTCGGTCTCGGCCTGTCGCTCGACGATGCCGCCCTGCCGCATATGGCGGTGGGCCAGGGCAGCTATGCCGGCGACGAAGTGCGCGTCACCCGCGTCAGCTTTACCGGTGACAGGAGCTATGAAATCTCCATCCGTGCCGATCGTGCCGAGCCATTATGGGGGCATCTGCGTCAGGCCGGCCAGGCGTTCGATGCCGTCATCATCGGTCTCGAGGCGCTGATGATCCTGCGTGCAGAAAAAGGCTTCATCGTCATCGGCAAGGACACCGACGGCACCACGCTGCCGCATGATCTCGGCAGCGAAGGGCCGCGTGCCAAACGCCAGGCCGAATATGTCGGCCGCCGCTCGCTGTTCACCGAGGAGGCTTCGCGTGGCGACCGGTTGCAGCTTGTCGGGCTGACGGTGCCGGAGGGCGAGCCACCGCTGCCGACCGGTGCGCATGGCATTCGACGGATCGACGGAAGGCCGCACAGCCAGGGCTTTGTCACCTCGAGCTACCAGAGCCCGACGCTTGGCCGGCCGATTGCGCTTGGCCTGATCGAGCGCGGTGCGGCACGCCACGGTGAAGCAGTAGACATCCAGCATCTCGGCAAGGTCAGGACGGCGACGATCGCCGCGCCTTGCGCCTTCGACCCGGCAGGAGACCGGCTCAATGCGTGA
- a CDS encoding sarcosine oxidase subunit gamma family protein — protein sequence MRDLAEKWSVAPDWQNATIDVPGLKIGSIPGLHQRLVSGDLAALAEASGFDGTAVGAFGPAEGIRYTVRLARDRLLAVSTTPIGMATGWFPQEFAVTEISAGLQVFEVEGSALDAFIARGTTLDPGQPSASAALSFAGVSAIVYRHEDRLRIHVDRGLAAYLWMWMEQAAGHIAAGD from the coding sequence ATGCGTGATCTCGCGGAAAAATGGTCCGTCGCACCGGACTGGCAGAACGCCACGATCGATGTGCCGGGGCTCAAGATAGGCTCGATCCCTGGGCTGCACCAACGTCTGGTCAGCGGCGACCTTGCCGCATTGGCCGAGGCATCTGGTTTCGATGGAACGGCGGTCGGGGCGTTCGGCCCAGCCGAAGGCATACGCTACACGGTCCGCTTGGCACGCGACCGGCTGCTTGCCGTGTCCACCACGCCGATCGGCATGGCGACGGGATGGTTCCCCCAAGAGTTTGCGGTGACGGAGATCAGCGCCGGGCTGCAGGTGTTCGAGGTCGAAGGCTCGGCACTTGACGCTTTCATCGCACGCGGGACGACGCTTGATCCCGGGCAGCCAAGCGCCAGTGCCGCGCTTTCCTTCGCCGGCGTCAGCGCCATCGTCTATCGTCACGAAGACAGGCTGCGCATCCATGTCGACCGCGGTCTTGCCGCCTATCTCTGGATGTGGATGGAGCAGGCCGCAGGCCACATAGCGGCCGGAGATTAG
- the msuE gene encoding FMN reductase, with translation MSNPTVVGFSGNITRPSKTRAFVELVTRDIAARHGLSASTYDIEDVGPSLGTARWARDLDSQAQPILAQILAADVLVVGSPTYKGSYTGLFKHFFDLIDPAALRGKPILLTATGGGERHALIVEHQLRPLFGFFEAFTLPTAVYATDKDFTDGVLRSDAILKRAAQAVDEVGFVLANRSAGRIAAE, from the coding sequence ATGTCAAATCCAACAGTCGTCGGCTTCTCCGGCAACATCACCCGACCGTCAAAGACGCGCGCCTTCGTCGAGCTGGTCACCAGGGACATCGCCGCGCGCCATGGCTTGTCGGCCAGCACATACGACATCGAGGATGTCGGCCCATCGCTGGGCACGGCAAGATGGGCGCGCGACCTCGACAGCCAGGCACAACCGATCCTGGCCCAGATCCTCGCCGCGGATGTGCTGGTGGTCGGCTCGCCGACCTACAAGGGCAGCTACACCGGCCTGTTCAAGCACTTCTTCGACCTGATTGATCCGGCGGCACTGCGGGGCAAGCCCATCCTGCTGACCGCGACCGGCGGCGGCGAGCGCCATGCCTTGATCGTCGAGCATCAGTTGCGGCCGTTGTTCGGCTTCTTCGAAGCCTTCACGCTGCCGACCGCAGTCTACGCCACCGACAAGGATTTCACCGATGGCGTGCTGCGCTCCGATGCCATCCTGAAGCGTGCGGCGCAGGCGGTGGATGAAGTCGGCTTTGTGCTGGCCAACCGCTCCGCAGGCAGGATCGCCGCCGAGTAA